A single window of Brevundimonas naejangsanensis DNA harbors:
- the bamE gene encoding outer membrane protein assembly factor BamE domain-containing protein, whose amino-acid sequence MPRFTSLIIAASLAAAAGACAPVVATQGFQAVDVKPQDIEAGVDTRETVLTKLGTPSTASTFEAENVWYYLTQTTQRYTYNKPKVSQRTVTEITFNEADGKVATVRNLGLEDGRQIAMESRETPTRGRQLTILEQLLGNVGRGQLPRTEDDVPGQRRPD is encoded by the coding sequence ATGCCCCGTTTTACGTCGCTCATCATCGCCGCCTCGCTCGCCGCCGCCGCCGGCGCCTGCGCGCCAGTCGTCGCCACCCAGGGCTTTCAGGCCGTGGACGTCAAACCTCAGGATATCGAGGCTGGCGTCGACACGCGGGAGACCGTGCTGACAAAGCTGGGCACGCCCTCCACCGCCTCGACCTTTGAGGCGGAGAACGTCTGGTACTACCTGACCCAGACGACCCAGCGCTACACCTACAACAAGCCGAAGGTGTCGCAGCGCACGGTGACGGAGATCACCTTCAACGAGGCGGACGGCAAGGTCGCCACGGTGCGCAATCTGGGCCTGGAAGACGGCCGCCAGATCGCCATGGAAAGCCGCGAGACCCCGACGCGCGGCCGCCAGCTGACCATCCTCGAGCAACTGCTCGGCAACGTCGGCCGCGGCCAACTGCCGCGCACCGAAGACGACGTTCCCGGCCAGCGCCGCCCGGACTAA
- a CDS encoding ubiquinol-cytochrome C chaperone family protein produces MFKTLFKRQTQDRHVQALYALAVDQARQPDFYTRLGVADRIDARFELYTLHVLLLFVRLKQDGERGADLSQKLFDAYVSALDNVLRELGVGDVSVGKKMRKLGEALYGRMSAYEKALRAGDHEGLQASIARNVFESEDAAAGAALARYTIDSHERLARQPSAAVEKAPDWAMIVA; encoded by the coding sequence ATGTTCAAGACACTCTTCAAGCGCCAGACGCAAGATCGCCATGTCCAGGCCTTGTACGCCCTGGCCGTCGATCAGGCCCGCCAGCCTGATTTTTACACGCGCCTGGGCGTTGCAGACCGCATCGACGCGCGTTTCGAACTCTACACCCTGCATGTGCTGCTGCTGTTCGTGCGGCTGAAGCAGGACGGAGAGCGTGGCGCTGACCTGTCTCAGAAGCTGTTCGACGCCTATGTGTCGGCGCTGGACAACGTGCTGCGCGAACTGGGCGTGGGCGATGTCTCGGTGGGCAAGAAGATGCGCAAGCTGGGCGAAGCCCTCTATGGCCGCATGAGCGCCTATGAAAAGGCGCTGAGGGCAGGGGATCACGAGGGCCTTCAGGCCTCGATCGCCCGCAATGTCTTTGAGAGCGAAGACGCCGCCGCTGGCGCGGCCCTGGCGCGCTACACCATCGATTCGCATGAAAGGCTGGCCCGCCAGCCGTCGGCCGCCGTGGAAAAGGCGCCGGACTGGGCAATGATCGTCGCATGA
- a CDS encoding DUF177 domain-containing protein, translating into MTLPALPFSEPIRLHQVGVSLSRRLEPDDAARARIARALSLKSLDRFVADMEIVPTVSGWRMDGRVQAEAVQACVLTLEPLPVVIDETFSINLTETAPEIQANEEGEIDLELDDDSADVVENGQIDLGQYAVEQLALHLDPYPRKEGAVFQQPPEPGEISPFGVLKALKPNGQTDKS; encoded by the coding sequence ATGACCCTTCCTGCTCTTCCTTTTAGCGAACCCATCCGCCTGCATCAGGTCGGCGTATCCCTGAGCCGCCGGCTGGAACCGGACGACGCAGCGCGCGCGCGAATCGCGCGGGCCTTGAGCCTGAAATCGCTCGACCGATTCGTCGCCGATATGGAGATCGTCCCCACCGTGTCGGGTTGGCGCATGGACGGCCGGGTCCAGGCCGAGGCCGTTCAGGCGTGTGTCCTGACGCTAGAGCCGCTGCCTGTCGTCATTGATGAGACGTTCTCGATCAACCTGACCGAAACGGCGCCCGAGATTCAGGCCAACGAGGAAGGCGAGATCGATCTGGAGCTGGACGACGACTCGGCCGACGTGGTGGAAAATGGTCAGATCGACCTGGGCCAGTATGCGGTCGAGCAACTGGCCCTGCATCTGGATCCCTATCCCCGCAAGGAAGGCGCGGTGTTCCAACAGCCGCCGGAGCCCGGAGAAATCTCACCCTTCGGCGTGCTCAAGGCGCTGAAGCCAAACGGGCAAACCGACAAGAGTTGA
- the plsX gene encoding phosphate acyltransferase PlsX has protein sequence MASPILISLDAMGGDHGPSVVVGGVKAYIDRYGGEGVRFQLHGDETAIRAEVARNGLPADVCEIRHTDKVVGMDEKPAQAMRRGKGSSLWNAIEAVKLGEAQAAVSAGNTGALMAISKLLLRMAVDGLERPAIVASWPTKRGFTAVLDVGANIGSDARQLVEFAIMGEAFQSAVHGVEKPTVGILNVGSEDMKGHEEVREAHAVLRTDAVPVNYTGFVEGHDIAAGTVDVVVTDGFTGNVALKTAEGTARFISGLLKEALTSGPMAKMGALIAMPALKKMARRIDPSSVNGGPLLGLNGIVVKSHGGATAEGYGNAIRVAVDLARSDYLTKVSANFARLSAVLDTAEAASDKEQTGEIQS, from the coding sequence TTGGCATCACCGATACTGATCTCGCTCGACGCCATGGGCGGGGACCATGGGCCTTCCGTCGTGGTGGGGGGCGTAAAGGCTTATATCGACCGTTACGGCGGCGAAGGCGTTCGTTTTCAACTGCATGGCGATGAGACGGCTATCCGCGCCGAGGTCGCGCGCAATGGCCTGCCGGCGGATGTCTGCGAAATCCGCCACACGGACAAGGTCGTGGGCATGGACGAAAAGCCCGCCCAGGCCATGCGCCGGGGCAAGGGCTCCAGCCTGTGGAACGCCATTGAGGCGGTCAAGCTCGGCGAAGCGCAGGCCGCCGTGTCGGCCGGCAACACCGGCGCCCTGATGGCGATCTCGAAGCTGCTGCTGCGTATGGCGGTGGATGGGCTGGAGCGGCCCGCCATTGTCGCCAGCTGGCCGACGAAACGCGGCTTCACCGCCGTGCTGGACGTCGGCGCCAACATCGGCAGCGATGCGCGTCAGCTGGTCGAGTTCGCCATCATGGGCGAGGCTTTCCAGTCGGCCGTCCACGGCGTGGAGAAGCCTACCGTCGGGATTCTAAATGTCGGCTCCGAAGACATGAAGGGTCATGAAGAGGTTCGCGAGGCCCATGCCGTCCTGCGCACCGATGCGGTGCCTGTGAACTACACCGGCTTTGTCGAGGGCCACGATATCGCCGCCGGCACGGTGGACGTGGTGGTGACCGACGGCTTCACCGGCAATGTGGCCTTGAAGACGGCCGAAGGCACGGCCCGGTTCATTTCCGGCCTGCTGAAAGAGGCTTTGACCTCGGGCCCGATGGCCAAGATGGGCGCCTTGATCGCCATGCCCGCGCTGAAGAAGATGGCGCGCCGCATCGACCCCAGCAGCGTCAACGGCGGCCCCCTGCTGGGCCTGAACGGCATCGTGGTGAAGAGCCACGGCGGCGCCACGGCCGAGGGTTATGGAAACGCCATCCGTGTGGCTGTCGATCTGGCCCGGAGTGACTATCTGACCAAGGTCAGCGCCAATTTTGCGCGTCTGTCGGCCGTTCTGGATACGGCTGAGGCCGCGTCCGACAAAGAGCAAACGGGAGAGATCCAGTCGTGA
- a CDS encoding beta-ketoacyl-ACP synthase III, with the protein MSVIRSVVTGVGSFLPEQVVTNADLTKIVDTSDEWIIERTGIRQRHKARDDEPTSDLALKAAERALADAGKTAADVDLIIVATTTPDQTFPATAAIVQRKLGAPVGIAFDVQAVCSGFVYAMSIADGFVARGQAKCALVIGAEEMTRLMDWTDRTTCVLFGDGAGAFVLEPGEGQGTKDDRGVLGFALRCEGAKSDMLYVDGGPATTGTVGHLRMLGNQVFRHAVVNIAEAITAAAEVAGVDIPEIDWFVPHQANQRIIKGVGDRLGLDEDKVISTVAMHANTSAASIPLAMDVAIKDGRIKKGDLVLVEAMGGGLTWGACAFRF; encoded by the coding sequence GTGAGCGTCATCCGCAGCGTCGTCACCGGGGTCGGCTCCTTCCTGCCCGAACAGGTCGTCACCAACGCCGATCTGACCAAGATCGTCGACACCTCAGACGAGTGGATCATCGAGCGCACCGGTATTCGCCAGCGCCACAAGGCCCGTGACGATGAGCCGACCAGCGACCTGGCGCTCAAGGCGGCCGAGCGCGCCCTGGCTGACGCCGGCAAGACGGCGGCGGACGTCGATCTGATCATCGTCGCCACGACCACCCCGGACCAGACCTTCCCCGCCACCGCCGCCATCGTCCAGCGCAAGCTGGGCGCCCCGGTCGGCATCGCCTTCGACGTTCAGGCGGTTTGCTCGGGGTTCGTCTACGCCATGAGCATCGCCGACGGCTTCGTCGCGCGCGGCCAAGCCAAATGCGCCCTGGTCATCGGCGCCGAGGAAATGACCCGGCTGATGGACTGGACGGACCGCACCACCTGCGTCCTGTTCGGCGACGGCGCCGGCGCCTTCGTGCTGGAGCCCGGCGAAGGGCAGGGGACCAAGGATGATCGCGGCGTGCTGGGCTTCGCCCTGCGCTGCGAGGGCGCCAAGTCCGACATGCTCTACGTCGATGGCGGTCCCGCCACGACCGGCACGGTCGGCCACCTGCGGATGCTGGGCAACCAGGTGTTCCGCCACGCCGTGGTCAACATCGCCGAGGCGATCACCGCGGCCGCCGAGGTTGCGGGAGTCGATATCCCCGAGATCGACTGGTTCGTGCCGCACCAGGCCAATCAGCGCATCATCAAGGGCGTCGGCGACCGCCTGGGCCTGGACGAGGACAAGGTCATCTCGACCGTGGCCATGCACGCCAACACCTCGGCCGCCTCCATCCCGCTGGCGATGGACGTCGCCATCAAGGACGGACGCATCAAGAAGGGCGATCTGGTGCTGGTCGAAGCGATGGGCGGCGGCCTGACGTGGGGCGCATGCGCCTTCCGATTCTAG
- a CDS encoding integration host factor subunit alpha, with product MPVSQTLTRADLCEAVHEEVGLSRQECSGMVERTLELIVESLERGETVKLSGFGVFQVREKRARMGRNPKTGEPAAINPRRVISFRASQIMKGRVHDAVVET from the coding sequence ATGCCAGTGTCCCAGACCCTTACTCGGGCTGATCTGTGCGAGGCCGTTCACGAAGAGGTCGGCCTGTCGCGCCAGGAATGTTCCGGCATGGTCGAACGGACGCTTGAATTGATCGTCGAGTCGCTTGAACGCGGCGAGACGGTCAAACTGTCTGGCTTCGGCGTCTTCCAGGTGCGCGAAAAGCGCGCGCGCATGGGGCGCAACCCCAAGACCGGCGAACCCGCCGCCATCAACCCCCGTCGCGTCATCAGCTTCCGGGCCTCTCAGATCATGAAGGGCCGGGTGCACGACGCCGTCGTAGAGACCTGA
- a CDS encoding MerR family transcriptional regulator translates to MAKSPSAFRTISEAAEEVGAPQHVLRFWETKFDFIVPVKRAGGRRFYRPDDVMVLKAVRRLLHDEGLTIRGVQRLVKDQGLARVAAYGDPGATLEIDSGLSPALEASAVSPAPDHDRLRRVLTELEAAHARLEAVLRR, encoded by the coding sequence TTGGCCAAAAGCCCTAGCGCCTTCCGCACGATCTCCGAAGCCGCCGAAGAAGTCGGCGCGCCTCAGCATGTTCTGCGCTTCTGGGAGACGAAGTTCGATTTCATCGTCCCGGTAAAGCGGGCGGGCGGACGGCGTTTCTATCGCCCGGATGATGTGATGGTGCTGAAGGCCGTTCGACGTTTGCTGCATGACGAGGGCCTGACCATTCGCGGCGTCCAGCGCCTGGTGAAGGATCAGGGCCTGGCGCGCGTGGCCGCCTATGGCGACCCGGGCGCAACGCTAGAAATCGATTCGGGTCTTTCACCTGCGCTTGAGGCCTCAGCTGTTTCGCCAGCACCGGATCATGACCGCTTGAGGCGCGTTTTAACCGAGCTGGAAGCTGCGCATGCGCGGCTTGAGGCGGTTCTGCGCCGATAG
- a CDS encoding efflux RND transporter periplasmic adaptor subunit, producing MRPNRKQLIVLAVAVLVGLAVTAAILLRRPPEAAVATVKPQTVELGLSVVGRARPMDLVQVASPNPGQVVRLMHDDGDRVAAGEPLAVILASVEQAQTEADLARERAARAEAADARLKYERTRTLSERGFAAPAALDAARTSLQAAEANVAAAAAAVRASAERAREFTIRAPMSGVVLVRPIDNGQVVAAGETLFELGSAAGVEIRAEVEEAYADAIRPGMAARASLSGTSTIFAARVTEVSPQVDAATGGRLVKLAPEAGPSLSPGRSIDVTIVVGQRSGAIVLPRNAVADATAAPKVYVVDADDIVRERAVVVARWPTVNALIERGLAAGDRVVLDPASARAGARVRPVAPKTED from the coding sequence ATGCGGCCCAATCGAAAACAACTCATCGTCCTCGCCGTGGCCGTCCTGGTCGGACTGGCCGTGACGGCGGCCATCCTGTTGCGTCGCCCGCCCGAGGCGGCGGTGGCGACGGTCAAGCCGCAGACGGTGGAGCTTGGCCTCTCGGTGGTGGGGCGGGCGCGGCCTATGGATCTGGTCCAGGTGGCGTCGCCCAATCCGGGTCAGGTGGTGCGCCTGATGCATGACGACGGCGACCGCGTTGCGGCCGGCGAGCCCCTGGCCGTCATCCTCGCCTCCGTCGAGCAGGCCCAGACCGAGGCCGATCTGGCGCGTGAACGCGCCGCCCGCGCCGAGGCCGCGGATGCACGCCTGAAATACGAGCGCACCCGTACGCTGAGCGAGCGGGGCTTCGCGGCGCCGGCGGCGCTGGACGCTGCGCGCACCAGCCTGCAGGCGGCCGAGGCCAATGTCGCGGCCGCCGCCGCCGCCGTGCGCGCCTCCGCCGAACGCGCGCGAGAGTTCACCATTCGCGCGCCAATGAGCGGGGTGGTGCTGGTGCGGCCCATCGACAACGGCCAGGTGGTGGCTGCGGGCGAGACCCTGTTCGAACTGGGATCGGCGGCCGGCGTTGAAATCCGCGCCGAGGTCGAGGAAGCCTACGCCGACGCCATCCGTCCCGGCATGGCCGCCCGCGCGTCCCTGTCCGGGACCTCCACGATATTCGCCGCCCGCGTGACCGAGGTCTCGCCCCAGGTCGACGCGGCCACGGGCGGTCGGCTGGTGAAGCTGGCGCCCGAGGCGGGCCCCTCCCTGTCGCCCGGACGTTCAATCGACGTGACGATCGTCGTCGGACAGCGATCCGGCGCCATCGTACTGCCGCGCAACGCCGTAGCGGACGCCACCGCCGCGCCCAAGGTCTATGTGGTCGACGCCGACGACATCGTGCGCGAACGCGCGGTCGTGGTGGCGCGGTGGCCCACGGTCAACGCCCTGATCGAGCGCGGCCTGGCGGCGGGCGACCGCGTGGTTCTGGACCCCGCCTCGGCGCGGGCGGGCGCCCGCGTCCGACCCGTAGCGCCCAAGACGGAAGACTGA
- a CDS encoding ABC transporter permease produces MFALKVARRYLLSNPSQTLLLIAGVALGVTVFIFITALIAGLAVRLTDQVTGDSAHVSLEPPTRVARVLAGPDLPVESVALVSTFQRKQIRDWPMIVQLLRANPAVSAISPQISGSAFLAKSEAVSPVSILGVDSQGIDAISQITPKIISGDGDLGADGLLIGVRMAEDLGLSAGQSILLRTDRGVERQLTVKGVFRTGLQSLDERVAFMSLQTARPLFVLPEGVTNIEVKLKNPDDARAVARFLAGATGLRATPWQEKNLSLEDALTAQGQTGTLIQIFSLISIIIGVASALVLSAYRRRGEVGIMRAFGVPGGFILWVFLLQGLIIGLVGALIGCASGYGLCLWLQGIVKPDGTSALPIAPEQGGYVAALVLTTLGAVIASILPARSASRVDPLEAIQQ; encoded by the coding sequence GTGTTCGCCCTCAAGGTCGCGCGGCGGTATCTGCTGTCCAACCCCAGCCAGACCCTGCTGCTGATCGCGGGGGTGGCGCTGGGGGTGACGGTGTTCATCTTCATCACCGCCCTGATCGCCGGCCTGGCCGTGCGGCTGACCGATCAGGTCACGGGCGACAGCGCCCATGTCAGCCTGGAGCCGCCGACGCGCGTGGCGCGGGTCCTGGCGGGGCCGGACCTGCCGGTGGAATCGGTCGCCCTGGTGTCCACCTTCCAGCGCAAGCAGATCCGCGACTGGCCGATGATCGTGCAACTGCTGCGGGCCAACCCCGCCGTCTCGGCCATCAGCCCGCAGATCTCGGGCAGCGCTTTCCTGGCGAAGAGCGAGGCGGTGTCGCCGGTGTCGATCCTGGGCGTGGACTCGCAGGGGATCGACGCCATCTCCCAGATCACGCCCAAGATCATCAGCGGCGACGGCGATCTGGGCGCGGACGGCCTGTTGATCGGGGTGCGCATGGCCGAGGATCTGGGCCTGAGCGCAGGGCAGTCCATCCTGCTGCGGACCGACCGCGGGGTGGAGCGTCAGCTGACGGTGAAGGGCGTGTTCCGCACCGGCCTGCAGAGCCTGGATGAACGGGTGGCCTTCATGTCGTTGCAGACGGCGCGGCCCTTGTTCGTCCTGCCCGAGGGCGTGACCAATATCGAGGTCAAGCTGAAGAACCCCGACGACGCCCGTGCGGTCGCGCGCTTTCTGGCCGGTGCGACGGGGCTGCGCGCCACGCCCTGGCAGGAAAAGAACCTGAGCCTGGAGGACGCGCTGACGGCGCAGGGCCAGACGGGAACCCTGATCCAGATCTTTTCGCTGATCTCCATCATCATCGGCGTGGCCAGCGCCCTGGTCCTGTCCGCCTACCGACGGCGCGGCGAGGTCGGCATCATGCGCGCCTTCGGCGTGCCGGGCGGCTTCATCCTGTGGGTCTTCCTGCTGCAAGGCCTGATCATCGGGCTGGTCGGCGCCCTGATCGGCTGCGCCAGCGGCTACGGCCTCTGTCTCTGGCTGCAGGGGATCGTCAAGCCTGACGGAACCTCGGCCCTGCCCATAGCGCCGGAGCAGGGAGGCTATGTCGCGGCCCTGGTGCTGACCACGCTCGGGGCGGTGATCGCCTCGATCCTGCCCGCCCGTTCGGCCTCCCGGGTCGATCCGCTGGAGGCGATTCAGCAATGA
- a CDS encoding ABC transporter ATP-binding protein: MTRVLQARGIEKVFRNGEEETRVLKGVDLDLDRGELVALLGASGSGKSTLLSIIGLLLRQSAGSLSISGEAVDGLSEARRARFRNERLGFVFQFHHLLPDFTAMENVAFPAAAPAGRISRQMRDRARGLLARVGLEDRIDYPATRLSGGQKQRVAIARALMNQPDLIIADEPTGNLDRDTADRVLDLMREVNREEGATFLICTHDEGVAARCTRRLMLSDGLLVSNHLVGHEIRPDLPHS, translated from the coding sequence ATGACGCGCGTGCTGCAAGCGCGGGGGATCGAAAAGGTCTTCCGCAACGGGGAGGAAGAAACCCGTGTACTGAAAGGCGTCGACCTGGATCTGGATCGGGGCGAGCTGGTCGCCCTGCTGGGGGCGTCGGGGTCGGGCAAGTCGACCCTGCTGTCGATCATCGGCCTGTTGCTGCGCCAGTCGGCCGGCTCCCTGTCTATCAGCGGCGAAGCCGTGGACGGCCTGTCCGAGGCCCGGCGGGCGCGGTTCCGCAACGAGCGGCTAGGCTTCGTCTTCCAGTTTCATCACCTGCTGCCCGACTTCACCGCGATGGAGAACGTCGCCTTTCCCGCCGCCGCGCCGGCCGGCAGGATTTCGCGCCAGATGCGCGACCGCGCGCGGGGCCTGCTGGCGCGGGTGGGGCTTGAGGATCGCATTGATTATCCGGCCACGCGCCTGTCGGGCGGTCAGAAGCAGCGCGTCGCCATCGCCCGCGCCCTGATGAACCAGCCCGATCTGATCATCGCCGACGAGCCCACGGGCAACCTGGATCGCGACACTGCCGACCGCGTGCTGGACCTGATGCGCGAGGTGAACCGGGAGGAGGGGGCGACCTTCCTGATCTGCACCCATGACGAGGGCGTCGCCGCCCGCTGCACCCGCCGCCTGATGCTCAGCGACGGGCTGTTGGTCTCCAATCACTTGGTCGGACACGAGATTCGCCCCGACCTGCCTCATTCCTGA
- a CDS encoding GlcG/HbpS family heme-binding protein, whose translation MTFSLSLLAAAAFLSAAPAQDAPAAANGVLVRHDVSLDLANRLLDGVLSTCHAQGRSAVAAVVDRSGNLVALQRDDVVGPHNTLAAQRKAYTALSTKTATSVLAERARNDPTSQNLNTLDELLLLGGGVPLIVDGQVIGALGVAGAGGAAGDEGCAMAAIRQHLK comes from the coding sequence ATGACCTTTTCCCTTTCCCTTCTGGCGGCGGCCGCCTTCCTCAGCGCGGCTCCGGCGCAGGACGCCCCGGCGGCGGCCAATGGCGTTCTGGTTCGTCACGACGTGTCTCTGGACCTGGCCAACCGGCTGCTGGACGGCGTGCTGTCCACCTGTCACGCCCAGGGCCGGTCGGCGGTGGCGGCGGTGGTCGACCGCAGCGGCAACCTGGTCGCCTTGCAGCGCGACGACGTCGTCGGTCCGCACAACACCCTGGCGGCGCAGCGCAAGGCGTATACGGCCCTGTCGACCAAGACCGCGACCAGCGTCCTGGCCGAACGGGCGCGTAATGACCCGACGTCTCAGAACCTCAACACCCTGGACGAACTGCTGCTTCTGGGCGGCGGGGTGCCCCTGATCGTCGACGGCCAGGTCATCGGCGCCCTGGGCGTGGCGGGGGCCGGGGGCGCGGCCGGCGACGAGGGCTGCGCCATGGCCGCCATCCGTCAGCATCTGAAATAG
- a CDS encoding host attachment protein, translated as MPHKVFPLHILADASHARLVVHRSEHPFRIETAEALDHVSALAARRAEIRSHPPGSVHESAQPGRHRVGPEDRIRQEKAAFMDEVADEAVRLAARHATDKVVIVAPPRLAPVLRKAIGDRLVVSAELHRDLIKVADRDLGAWLSPEMLRPDD; from the coding sequence ATGCCGCACAAGGTCTTTCCGCTTCATATCCTGGCGGACGCTTCCCACGCTCGCCTGGTAGTGCATCGATCAGAGCATCCCTTCCGGATCGAGACCGCGGAGGCGCTGGACCATGTCTCGGCGCTGGCGGCCCGGCGTGCCGAGATACGATCGCACCCGCCCGGAAGCGTCCATGAAAGCGCCCAGCCCGGCCGCCATCGGGTCGGCCCCGAGGACCGCATCCGACAGGAAAAAGCTGCCTTCATGGACGAGGTGGCCGATGAAGCGGTCCGCCTTGCCGCCCGCCATGCCACGGACAAGGTCGTGATTGTCGCACCGCCGCGCTTGGCCCCGGTGTTGCGAAAAGCGATCGGCGACCGACTGGTGGTGTCGGCCGAACTCCACCGAGATCTGATCAAGGTCGCCGACCGTGATCTTGGCGCGTGGTTGTCCCCGGAGATGCTGCGTCCCGATGACTGA